One Candidatus Binataceae bacterium DNA window includes the following coding sequences:
- a CDS encoding RidA family protein, with the protein MERIALRPGNFPWYDYSRYTFSLGLSAGGRTMLSGHSASEYDADTREMVVRGGMREQARTAWAKIAAILEAGGRSLAEVVRLVEYVTPEGIERYAEAAAVRSELLGDNRPAVSIVVVNRLLRPQALIEIEVDAEPSEPPPSAGRGWPPTAAAARAAGGVVYLSSILPLDDAGAVIAPGDLIGQARAIYRRAAGILSALSLGMDRVVKTVDYLTPAALPNYRKTGAVRRQFLGPVYPAATGIVMKRVGYRDAMLQVDFIASRHPPAAVNPGWTRYAELTYSPAVRAGEMLFIAGQTALDPRSATPMHPGDVAAQAAYVYDNILQVVAAAGGGPEHLVKTVEYVTAAALERYREVAGVRSRMLRTPFPVSTGCVCETLLRPEYLIEVDALAIVPAA; encoded by the coding sequence ATGGAACGAATCGCGCTCAGGCCGGGTAATTTTCCCTGGTACGACTATTCGCGCTACACGTTCTCGCTCGGGCTTAGCGCCGGCGGGCGAACGATGCTCTCGGGCCACTCGGCTTCCGAGTATGATGCCGATACGCGCGAGATGGTTGTACGCGGAGGGATGCGCGAGCAGGCGCGCACCGCATGGGCAAAGATCGCCGCCATTCTCGAAGCCGGCGGCCGAAGCCTGGCCGAGGTCGTGCGCTTGGTCGAGTACGTCACGCCGGAAGGGATCGAGCGCTATGCCGAGGCCGCCGCGGTTCGCAGCGAATTGTTGGGCGACAACCGCCCGGCGGTCAGCATCGTGGTGGTGAACCGCCTGCTGCGGCCGCAAGCGCTCATCGAAATCGAAGTCGACGCGGAGCCCTCGGAGCCGCCGCCGAGCGCCGGGCGCGGATGGCCGCCGACAGCGGCGGCCGCGCGAGCTGCCGGCGGGGTGGTCTATCTTTCGTCCATTCTGCCGCTCGACGATGCGGGTGCGGTCATCGCGCCGGGCGATCTCATCGGGCAGGCGCGCGCAATTTACCGGCGCGCAGCGGGCATACTATCCGCGCTGAGTCTGGGAATGGACCGCGTGGTGAAGACGGTTGATTATCTCACGCCCGCCGCATTGCCGAACTACAGGAAGACCGGCGCGGTGCGCCGCCAATTCCTGGGGCCGGTTTATCCCGCCGCGACCGGAATCGTAATGAAGCGCGTCGGCTATCGGGACGCGATGCTCCAGGTCGATTTCATCGCGTCGCGCCATCCGCCGGCGGCGGTCAATCCCGGATGGACGCGCTATGCGGAGTTAACCTACAGCCCCGCTGTGCGCGCAGGCGAAATGCTTTTCATCGCCGGGCAGACGGCGCTCGATCCGCGTAGCGCAACCCCGATGCATCCGGGCGATGTCGCTGCGCAGGCCGCCTACGTGTATGACAACATCCTGCAAGTGGTCGCGGCGGCGGGCGGCGGTCCCGAACATCTGGTCAAAACCGTCGAGTACGTCACCGCAGCCGCGCTCGAGCGCTATCGCGAGGTGGCGGGCGTGCGCTCGCGGATGTTGCGGACGCCGTTTCCCGTGTCCACCGGATGCGTATGCGAAACCCTGCTGCGCCCGGAATATCTGATCGAAGTCGATGCGCTCGCGATAGTTCCCGCAGCCTAG
- a CDS encoding G8 domain-containing protein — protein sequence MEGAGIRRWIVVIAVVLGGLAARPSPAASQVCGSTPLISCPVDRADIEINSHVCLQQDCDFGKITIKSGGELDIPDQTRALKVKEIIVSGSLQIGTAAMPVGTSSLGNRITITFTGERPCPSPQKCAKFSKGIEVMSGGALGLYGLKGVPPSQVSWSYLGAAAGPPGRYGAGTGVGNPVAANGDTVIQLADDVSSKGWQAGDWIVVATTSFNPFETEFVQIDSFPAPNMIKLVQPLKYYHFGFGGPAPNSCTGGAQTAGCNYGVDERAEVGLITRNIKLTAAIPDDPNSRHWGGDIMFHSGFDEAATRVQGVEIEKFGKDQLGSYPIHFHRDGALSNATALVNANSIHHSFNKCLVVHSTSNVTLKNNVCARIVGHIFYEEWGNETGVVLDSNLGLGAMSNNFNINAPTPGLRKKLVENYWWTGDNLVKQAGYNYNGFNIPDTDGQQNPTRGGCGIAQGDGTLKLQDPKEIETNVGGQPGWKNCPEGQIYFEPASGFWIVNPTTVLTNNSIGGCQGTGRAYWYVPPKINISNPKDPLEKEVDVKFQPEGLFQNNRAHACYSGLYAEGEDGVLSDQLFPHKPASSGVPATADDPPLFSTFDRITATRNRDRGVWLRPDWFVVKNARLATNRDSVSLVSAGGFDGAAPGSWAMLENSVVVGLSQNNVDRFGPCPYPDQAMGLPNTGRITGCIDVTPITFNDGKPVLPNPGYDVVARGYPTPNWNFAGFMIYDGPALIFNDAFVNFNVDIRKYLTGEDRAALDYFTRNNEFTNHLGVYEGDAALGWFQSNQSSYPNAQASEGLTFDHVDLRHQIYTDKVNLGPFNDGDKNTLIVDLDGTLTGFEVVHGGNVKVDNAISLNNLPFNATAVRAQPADEQLTQTSADECLAQGAQDTLAEQRPTSLIEPGSLGTLEFEAETPQTCEAAPNQTPPCDCNLEAGPNPPACTPEQQAALCTCHSNWQHMTFTKDSTDYDALFPQDKPKHWSMVLHGRNFLGVWEPKVMNGYGYTIGASSGKKSGNNATVGIPSTIDLTLADLNMPSISAGNPFYVRVGICYSNKDQTHPSNDFKIVRGYKSFGAGNVSPKDPELQKYWNKLPCDQLDSQHPPNATACPSEGAVVDGACPDGQAPVAGMCPKAQLDDNGITSVADLLDSNTHLPVPNKYFYDKKSGMLLFYMVQSAPNALGPSPLGSCGANAQTPLPPECPHGSETYYTCPAGGCTSYRVKMKGAYDPGRSSCNPYPPNDANHNFTQDPPANQNTLAYVVPSPAPSPAPPFNTGDPVTLTVGGTPEYPHATANPPPVCQVAAGTNTDPGPPWSSGSEYAYYQIGVNTGTLVTINNAVLAQRSPNQFIAPLQIGQTYTLSAMNGAASCSTSFTTTGTPENPSATVGTPDTCRLSPNGRIFGLPPPF from the coding sequence ATGGAAGGAGCAGGGATCCGGCGATGGATCGTTGTGATAGCGGTGGTGCTCGGTGGTCTTGCGGCGAGGCCGAGTCCGGCGGCGTCGCAGGTTTGCGGCAGCACACCTCTTATCAGCTGTCCCGTCGATCGCGCGGACATCGAAATCAACAGCCACGTCTGCCTGCAGCAAGACTGCGATTTCGGCAAGATCACGATAAAAAGCGGCGGCGAGCTTGATATCCCCGACCAGACGCGCGCGCTCAAGGTCAAAGAGATAATCGTCTCGGGCAGCCTGCAGATCGGCACGGCCGCCATGCCGGTCGGCACCTCGAGCCTCGGCAATCGCATCACGATCACCTTCACGGGCGAGCGCCCGTGCCCGTCGCCGCAGAAGTGCGCGAAATTCTCCAAGGGCATCGAGGTGATGTCCGGCGGCGCGCTCGGCCTGTACGGGCTCAAAGGCGTTCCGCCAAGCCAGGTAAGCTGGAGCTACCTTGGCGCGGCGGCGGGGCCGCCGGGGCGGTACGGCGCGGGCACCGGCGTCGGCAACCCGGTCGCGGCGAACGGCGATACGGTGATCCAGCTGGCGGACGACGTCAGCAGCAAGGGCTGGCAGGCGGGCGACTGGATCGTGGTTGCGACGACCAGCTTCAATCCGTTCGAGACCGAGTTCGTGCAGATCGATTCTTTCCCGGCGCCGAACATGATCAAGCTGGTGCAGCCGCTTAAGTACTATCACTTTGGTTTCGGCGGACCCGCGCCGAACTCCTGCACCGGCGGCGCGCAAACCGCGGGCTGCAACTACGGCGTCGACGAGCGCGCCGAAGTCGGACTCATCACGCGCAATATCAAGCTGACGGCGGCGATCCCCGACGATCCGAACAGCCGGCATTGGGGCGGCGACATCATGTTCCACAGCGGTTTCGACGAGGCCGCCACCCGCGTCCAGGGCGTCGAGATCGAAAAATTCGGCAAGGACCAGCTCGGCAGCTATCCGATTCATTTTCACCGCGACGGCGCGCTCAGCAACGCGACGGCGCTGGTCAACGCCAACAGCATCCATCACAGCTTCAACAAGTGCCTGGTGGTGCATTCGACGAGCAACGTGACGCTGAAGAACAACGTGTGCGCGCGTATCGTCGGCCACATCTTCTACGAGGAGTGGGGGAACGAGACGGGCGTCGTGCTCGACAGCAACCTCGGCCTCGGTGCGATGAGCAACAACTTCAACATCAATGCGCCGACGCCGGGACTCAGGAAGAAGCTGGTCGAAAACTACTGGTGGACCGGCGATAACCTGGTCAAGCAGGCGGGCTACAACTACAACGGCTTCAATATTCCCGATACCGATGGCCAGCAGAATCCGACGCGCGGCGGATGCGGCATTGCCCAGGGCGACGGCACGCTGAAGCTGCAGGATCCCAAGGAGATTGAGACCAACGTGGGCGGGCAACCGGGATGGAAGAACTGCCCGGAGGGCCAGATTTACTTCGAACCGGCGAGCGGGTTCTGGATTGTCAATCCGACTACGGTGCTTACGAACAACTCGATCGGCGGATGCCAGGGCACCGGGCGCGCATACTGGTATGTTCCGCCGAAGATCAATATTTCCAATCCGAAGGATCCGCTGGAAAAGGAAGTCGACGTCAAGTTCCAGCCCGAGGGCTTGTTCCAGAATAATCGCGCCCACGCATGCTATTCGGGACTCTATGCGGAGGGGGAGGACGGCGTGCTTTCCGACCAGCTCTTCCCGCACAAGCCCGCCTCCAGCGGCGTACCGGCGACAGCTGACGATCCGCCCCTGTTCAGCACGTTTGACCGCATCACAGCGACCCGCAATCGCGACCGCGGCGTGTGGCTGCGGCCCGACTGGTTCGTGGTCAAGAATGCGCGGCTCGCCACCAATCGCGACAGCGTTTCGCTGGTGAGCGCGGGCGGCTTCGACGGCGCGGCTCCGGGAAGCTGGGCGATGCTGGAAAATTCGGTGGTCGTCGGTCTCAGCCAGAACAACGTCGATCGTTTCGGCCCCTGTCCTTATCCCGATCAGGCGATGGGACTGCCCAACACGGGCCGCATCACCGGATGCATCGACGTGACGCCGATAACCTTCAACGACGGCAAGCCGGTGCTGCCCAATCCCGGCTACGACGTAGTGGCGCGCGGCTATCCCACGCCGAACTGGAACTTCGCGGGCTTCATGATCTATGACGGCCCGGCGCTGATCTTCAATGACGCGTTCGTCAACTTCAACGTCGATATCAGGAAGTATCTCACCGGCGAGGATCGCGCCGCGCTCGACTATTTCACCCGCAACAACGAATTCACCAATCATCTCGGGGTTTACGAGGGCGACGCCGCGCTCGGATGGTTTCAGTCGAACCAGAGCAGCTATCCGAACGCGCAGGCAAGCGAAGGCCTGACCTTCGATCACGTCGATCTGCGCCATCAGATCTATACTGACAAGGTTAACCTGGGCCCCTTCAATGACGGCGACAAAAACACGCTGATCGTCGATCTTGACGGTACATTGACGGGTTTTGAAGTTGTTCATGGCGGCAACGTCAAGGTCGATAACGCAATCTCGCTCAACAATCTGCCGTTCAACGCGACCGCCGTGCGCGCGCAGCCGGCCGACGAGCAGTTGACGCAGACCTCGGCGGATGAGTGCCTGGCGCAGGGCGCGCAGGATACCTTGGCCGAGCAGCGCCCGACGTCGCTGATCGAACCCGGAAGCCTGGGCACGCTCGAGTTCGAGGCCGAGACGCCACAGACCTGCGAGGCGGCTCCGAACCAGACGCCGCCCTGCGATTGCAACCTGGAGGCAGGACCCAACCCTCCCGCATGCACGCCGGAACAGCAGGCGGCGCTCTGCACGTGTCACAGCAACTGGCAGCACATGACTTTTACCAAGGATTCGACCGACTACGATGCGCTATTTCCGCAAGACAAACCCAAGCACTGGAGCATGGTGCTGCACGGGCGGAATTTCCTCGGCGTATGGGAGCCGAAGGTAATGAACGGTTACGGCTACACGATCGGCGCGAGCTCGGGCAAGAAAAGCGGCAACAACGCGACGGTGGGGATTCCATCAACCATCGATCTGACGCTCGCCGATCTCAACATGCCCAGCATTTCGGCGGGCAATCCTTTCTACGTTCGAGTGGGTATTTGCTATAGCAACAAAGACCAGACGCATCCGTCGAACGATTTCAAAATCGTGCGCGGCTATAAGTCTTTCGGCGCGGGGAACGTTTCTCCCAAGGACCCCGAGCTGCAGAAATACTGGAACAAACTTCCCTGCGATCAGCTCGACAGCCAGCATCCGCCGAACGCTACGGCCTGCCCGAGCGAGGGCGCGGTGGTTGATGGCGCATGCCCGGACGGCCAGGCGCCGGTCGCCGGGATGTGTCCGAAGGCCCAACTGGACGATAACGGGATAACATCGGTTGCCGACCTGCTGGATTCGAATACGCATCTGCCGGTTCCCAACAAGTATTTCTACGACAAGAAATCCGGGATGCTGCTTTTCTACATGGTGCAATCGGCGCCGAACGCGCTGGGGCCGTCGCCGCTCGGAAGCTGCGGCGCCAATGCGCAAACGCCGCTGCCGCCGGAATGTCCGCACGGGAGCGAGACTTACTATACGTGCCCGGCCGGAGGATGCACTTCGTATCGCGTGAAGATGAAAGGGGCGTACGATCCCGGACGGTCATCCTGCAATCCCTATCCGCCCAACGATGCGAACCACAACTTTACGCAGGATCCTCCGGCGAACCAGAACACGCTCGCTTACGTGGTGCCGAGTCCAGCTCCCAGCCCCGCCCCGCCGTTCAACACCGGCGACCCGGTGACGCTGACGGTGGGCGGCACCCCGGAATACCCGCACGCGACAGCCAATCCGCCGCCGGTCTGCCAGGTGGCCGCCGGTACCAACACGGACCCGGGACCGCCATGGTCCTCCGGGTCCGAGTACGCCTACTATCAGATTGGCGTTAACACCGGCACGCTGGTGACGATCAATAACGCAGTACTTGCGCAGCGGTCGCCCAACCAGTTCATCGCGCCGCTGCAGATCGGCCAGACTTATACGCTGTCGGCGATGAATGGCGCCGCCTCCTGCAGCACCAGCTTCACGACCACGGGAACGCCGGAGAATCCTTCGGCGACGGTCGGCACGCCCGACACTTGTCGCCTGAGCCCGAACGGGAGAATCTTCGGCTTGCCCCCGCCGTTTTAG
- a CDS encoding CoA transferase, giving the protein MTDLLRDVRVVELSDGCSAAFCGRLFARMGADVMLVERPRTGSAVRWLPPFLDDRAGLERGGLFMFTASGKRSLTLDAEHPDGTAILERLLERADVLIDDRGLSGAADEGSAGRANPRLVRIVFRRFAAGGPYEKWLATELQLAALGGWMAQLGEPRRTPLISNSRTMTAFVPGVVGAIAALAAVRGARASGRGRRIDVAAQEALLFTTRFNETFLSYTGTEIKRAGDRYPAWAAYRTFKAADGDVTAAAATDAQIEALMKVAGVDDPRFKTRRDREARVDEFGVEISRWTAAHTREEIFRQCQENRIPMGRVNRIDEVAAMAQVKTRGFFEEIEHPVAGRHRFPGGPAKCGGEWPVPRRAPLLGEHTEQILTGELKHAAAELATLAEMGVI; this is encoded by the coding sequence ATGACCGATTTGCTGCGAGACGTCCGCGTCGTCGAATTGAGCGATGGATGCTCCGCCGCTTTCTGCGGGCGGCTTTTCGCGCGGATGGGCGCCGACGTCATGCTGGTCGAGCGCCCGCGCACGGGTAGCGCGGTGCGATGGCTGCCGCCGTTCCTCGACGATCGCGCGGGCCTCGAACGCGGCGGGCTCTTCATGTTTACCGCTTCCGGCAAGCGCAGCCTCACGCTGGATGCGGAGCACCCCGACGGAACTGCAATCCTTGAGCGTCTGCTCGAACGCGCCGACGTGTTGATCGACGATCGCGGCCTCAGCGGCGCGGCGGACGAGGGTTCCGCCGGCCGCGCGAATCCGCGGCTCGTGCGCATTGTCTTTCGCCGCTTCGCCGCGGGCGGACCGTACGAGAAATGGCTTGCGACCGAGCTTCAGCTGGCCGCGCTCGGCGGATGGATGGCACAGCTCGGAGAGCCGCGGCGCACGCCGCTCATCAGCAACAGCCGCACGATGACCGCATTCGTACCGGGCGTGGTCGGCGCGATCGCGGCACTGGCCGCGGTGCGCGGCGCGCGCGCAAGCGGGCGCGGCCGGCGCATCGATGTGGCCGCGCAGGAGGCGCTGCTCTTCACCACGCGCTTCAACGAAACTTTCCTCTCCTATACGGGCACCGAAATCAAACGCGCGGGCGATCGCTATCCGGCATGGGCCGCCTACCGCACGTTCAAAGCGGCCGACGGCGACGTCACCGCCGCGGCCGCCACCGACGCGCAAATCGAAGCGTTGATGAAAGTCGCGGGCGTCGACGATCCGCGCTTCAAGACCCGCAGGGACCGCGAGGCGCGCGTCGATGAGTTCGGAGTCGAGATCTCCCGATGGACCGCTGCGCACACGCGCGAGGAGATTTTCCGGCAGTGCCAGGAAAATCGCATCCCGATGGGCAGGGTCAACCGGATCGATGAGGTCGCTGCGATGGCGCAAGTAAAGACGCGCGGCTTCTTCGAAGAGATCGAACATCCCGTTGCCGGACGCCACCGCTTCCCTGGAGGACCCGCCAAATGCGGCGGCGAATGGCCGGTTCCCCGCCGCGCGCCGCTGCTCGGCGAGCATACGGAACAAATTCTGACGGGCGAGCTTAAGCACGCGGCCGCAGAACTCGCCACGCTTGCCGAGATGGGGGTGATATGA
- a CDS encoding CoA transferase, translating to MSADRLPLDGVRVVDFTAYWAGPLPTAIMADLGAEVIKVESIQRPDQFRIVAIPGDPAEVYELSPPFNATNRNKLSLTLDLARPEGVRLFKELVKRADAVVQNYSPRVMPQLGLSYETLREVNPAIVMTSVSGFGQEGPWRDYVSFAAIGEALSGISGLSGYTGEGALIHGVGVSDPFAGYLAAFCTLAAVHHARTTGEGRHVDVSQLEASMQYIADALVEFEFTGRPRARATSDDSAASPHGAFPARGDDAWVAISVATEEQWRALLAAMGAPGWAADARFATPMLRRRNREALNPLVAEWTARFDRYELARDLQARGVPAAPVLAPSDLLKDPGLAAADFFQFVDHPAAGRHPYPSFPALIDGEHPPIKRVGPILGADNHYVLSKILGLGDAEIAGLEADKIIGTRPLY from the coding sequence ATGAGCGCCGATCGCCTGCCGCTCGACGGAGTCCGCGTCGTCGATTTCACCGCTTATTGGGCCGGGCCGCTGCCGACCGCGATCATGGCCGACCTCGGCGCCGAAGTGATCAAGGTCGAATCGATCCAGCGGCCCGATCAGTTTCGAATCGTCGCGATCCCCGGCGATCCCGCCGAGGTTTACGAGCTGTCGCCGCCATTCAACGCCACCAACCGCAACAAGCTCAGCCTGACGCTCGATCTGGCGCGGCCCGAGGGTGTACGGCTGTTCAAGGAACTCGTCAAGCGCGCCGACGCAGTGGTGCAGAACTACTCGCCGCGCGTGATGCCGCAGCTCGGGCTTTCCTACGAGACCTTGCGCGAGGTCAATCCGGCGATCGTGATGACCTCCGTCTCGGGCTTCGGACAGGAGGGGCCGTGGCGCGACTACGTTTCGTTCGCCGCGATCGGCGAGGCGCTCTCGGGAATCTCGGGACTGAGCGGATACACCGGCGAGGGTGCGCTGATTCACGGCGTGGGCGTTTCCGATCCGTTCGCCGGCTACCTCGCCGCCTTCTGCACGCTCGCCGCCGTGCATCACGCGCGCACAACCGGCGAGGGCCGGCACGTCGACGTCTCGCAGCTCGAGGCGAGCATGCAGTACATCGCCGACGCGCTGGTCGAATTCGAGTTCACCGGACGCCCGCGCGCACGCGCCACCAGCGACGACTCGGCCGCATCGCCGCATGGCGCGTTCCCCGCGCGCGGTGACGACGCGTGGGTCGCGATCAGCGTCGCGACCGAAGAACAGTGGCGCGCGCTGCTCGCGGCGATGGGCGCACCCGGATGGGCCGCCGACGCGCGCTTCGCCACCCCGATGCTTCGCCGGCGCAATCGCGAGGCGCTCAACCCCCTCGTCGCCGAGTGGACCGCGCGCTTCGATCGCTACGAACTCGCGCGCGATCTGCAGGCGCGCGGCGTTCCAGCGGCCCCGGTGCTCGCGCCCTCGGACCTGCTCAAGGATCCCGGCCTTGCGGCGGCCGATTTCTTCCAGTTCGTCGACCATCCGGCCGCCGGCCGCCATCCGTATCCTTCCTTTCCCGCGCTGATCGACGGAGAGCATCCGCCAATCAAACGGGTCGGCCCGATCCTCGGTGCAGACAATCATTACGTGCTGTCGAAAATCCTCGGCCTCGGCGACGCCGAGATCGCCGGCTTGGAAGCGGACAAGATCATCGGGACCCGACCGCTCTACTGA
- a CDS encoding enoyl-CoA hydratase/isomerase family protein has translation MAGSFLLEKDGRIATLTFNRPEKRNPLNEEVILEFEALLHQVRDDRDIRVLIVTGSGNAFSAGADLSTLKEVTDPAERQRLFAGLSKRRTRLIGRALGLLANLEVVTIAAVNGYAIGGGWGIALACDLRIAAAGAQFWFPEVDLGVSLSPEATALLAAQSGPAIAKEVIITCRRYIAEELLPMGLVNRVVKKEELYPAVREMARAIAEKNPAAAMGVKATVNAVSSGGRALRLDLLLDRS, from the coding sequence ATGGCGGGAAGTTTCCTGCTCGAAAAAGACGGCCGGATTGCGACACTGACTTTCAACCGTCCCGAGAAACGCAATCCGCTGAACGAAGAGGTCATACTGGAATTCGAGGCGCTGTTGCATCAGGTGCGCGACGATCGCGATATCCGCGTGCTGATCGTCACCGGCAGCGGCAACGCCTTCTCCGCCGGTGCCGATCTTTCGACGCTCAAGGAAGTCACCGACCCCGCGGAGCGCCAACGCCTGTTCGCCGGGCTCTCCAAAAGACGCACACGTCTTATCGGTCGCGCGCTCGGCCTGCTCGCCAATCTCGAAGTGGTGACGATCGCCGCGGTCAACGGCTACGCGATCGGCGGCGGATGGGGCATCGCGCTCGCCTGCGACCTCCGGATCGCGGCCGCCGGCGCGCAATTCTGGTTTCCCGAAGTTGACCTCGGCGTATCGCTGAGTCCCGAGGCCACGGCGCTGCTCGCCGCGCAAAGCGGTCCCGCGATCGCCAAGGAGGTCATCATCACCTGCCGCCGCTACATCGCCGAAGAACTGCTGCCGATGGGACTGGTCAACCGGGTGGTGAAGAAGGAAGAACTGTACCCGGCCGTGCGCGAGATGGCGCGCGCGATCGCGGAGAAGAATCCGGCCGCGGCGATGGGCGTCAAGGCGACGGTCAATGCGGTCAGCAGCGGCGGCCGCGCGCTCAGGCTGGACCTGCTGCTCGACCGCAGCTAA
- a CDS encoding CaiB/BaiF CoA-transferase family protein, giving the protein MTRPTHVLDGYKVLDFTQFIAGPTVTRMMAQMGAEVIKVEIAPAGDRTRTLPLVRDGRSGYFVQQNIGKRSLCLDVRNPAALAILRELAAKVDVVVENFAPGVIGRMGFDYETVRALNPRIVMCSVSTFGQQGPLAHLPGYDFIAQAYSGITYMIGDADGPPFFPAAALGDISTGVHAALAVVAALLHRERTGEGQFLDVALLDAYFHCHHTAIEMYSLSGGAIKPERSGHHISYAAPCGMFKGRERYIFIIAGIDHQFAQLCSAMAEPGLASDDRFRSNADRLKNLPELIRIIEGWLAAMPSDEAAIARLAEFRVPAAPVLSPVEALRLPHLRERGTVATVNDPILGSFDLPGFPLHFSSFPEPAGEGAPMLGQHNEEILAGHLGYSHERVEELERAGILHREQR; this is encoded by the coding sequence ATGACGCGCCCGACACACGTTCTCGACGGCTACAAGGTCCTCGACTTCACCCAGTTCATCGCCGGACCTACGGTCACCAGGATGATGGCGCAGATGGGCGCCGAAGTGATCAAGGTCGAGATCGCGCCCGCGGGTGACCGCACCCGCACGCTGCCGCTGGTGCGCGACGGGCGGAGCGGCTACTTCGTCCAGCAGAATATCGGCAAGCGGAGCCTATGCCTCGACGTCAGGAATCCGGCCGCACTCGCGATTTTGCGGGAACTGGCCGCGAAGGTCGACGTGGTGGTGGAGAATTTCGCGCCGGGCGTGATCGGGCGGATGGGTTTCGACTACGAAACCGTGCGTGCGCTCAATCCGCGGATCGTGATGTGCTCGGTTTCGACCTTCGGCCAGCAGGGCCCGCTCGCGCATCTGCCGGGCTACGACTTCATCGCCCAGGCCTATTCGGGAATCACGTACATGATCGGCGACGCCGACGGTCCGCCCTTCTTTCCGGCCGCCGCGCTCGGCGACATCAGCACCGGCGTGCACGCCGCGCTGGCCGTGGTGGCTGCGCTGCTCCATCGCGAACGCACCGGCGAGGGCCAGTTTCTCGACGTCGCGCTGCTCGACGCGTACTTTCACTGCCATCACACGGCAATCGAGATGTACAGCTTGAGCGGCGGCGCGATTAAGCCTGAGCGCAGCGGCCATCATATCTCCTACGCGGCGCCGTGCGGGATGTTTAAAGGGCGCGAGCGCTACATCTTCATCATCGCCGGCATCGACCACCAGTTCGCGCAGCTGTGCAGCGCGATGGCGGAGCCCGGGCTCGCGAGCGACGATCGCTTCAGGTCCAACGCCGACCGGCTAAAAAATCTTCCGGAACTGATTCGAATCATCGAGGGCTGGCTCGCCGCGATGCCGAGCGACGAAGCGGCCATCGCGCGCCTGGCCGAGTTTCGCGTGCCGGCCGCGCCCGTGCTCTCGCCGGTCGAGGCGCTCAGGCTGCCGCATCTGCGCGAGCGCGGCACCGTGGCGACCGTGAACGATCCGATCCTGGGAAGTTTCGATCTGCCCGGTTTTCCGCTTCACTTCTCGAGCTTTCCCGAGCCGGCCGGCGAGGGCGCACCGATGCTCGGGCAGCATAACGAGGAGATCCTCGCCGGCCACCTCGGCTACTCGCACGAGCGCGTCGAGGAACTCGAACGGGCGGGTATCCTGCATCGCGAGCAGCGCTGA